The following proteins are co-located in the Carassius auratus strain Wakin unplaced genomic scaffold, ASM336829v1 scaf_tig00214714_1_2670353, whole genome shotgun sequence genome:
- the LOC113092663 gene encoding sodium-dependent neutral amino acid transporter B(0)AT2-like — MTSEKPALPVDGQRDESEAGLGVEQEVTQEVTQEVARDGWDSKVEYFLAQLGFSVGLGNVWRFPYLCHQNGGGAFILLYVLLMGLVGVPLFFLELAAGQSIRQGSIGVWRHISPKFVGIGYSSCVVCFFVALYYNVIIGWSIFYLGSSFQYPLPWENCPTEGNGTVKECAASSPTVYFWYRKALDITDSIDETGEFNPIITGCLLAAWVIVCLAMYKGIKSTGKVMYFSSVFPYVVLLCFLIRGVTLDGASEGIKFMFYPRLEIWADVQVWRQAATQVFFALGLGFGSVIAYSSYNPRNNNCHRDAFTVSGVNFMTSLLATLVVFAVLGFRAKTIATECVKRNMKAVFEAMSSTHLPDLLINASDVESVSLNEYEHWYRTQGQQLSVPGYNITACSLEDELKQGVEGTGLAFIAFTEAMTLFPGSPFWSALFFLMLLNLGLSTMFGTMAGILTPLTDTFNTLRNHKLLFTACSCAVGFLLGLTFTQRCGNYFVTMFDDYSATLPLIIVVIFQTWSVAWVYGADRFLEDVRQMLDRPVPVVYKYLWKYVCPIAMLGLLGASLLKMILERPTYTAWNREKASKENLPYPDWALAVLSTLIIVAFLPVPIGFMHSLLLERLGQSPADAEVGYMPCATTDIDLTPLSTLPPSGDDPNPFPPLLHDNHDSRLPHGPIEHFESDL, encoded by the exons ATGACGTCAGAGAAGCCGGCATTGCCTGTGGACGGCCAGCGGGACGAGTCTGAAGCAGGTTTAGGAGTCGAGCAGGAAGTCACGCAGGAAGTCACGCAGGAAGTGGCCCGGGACGGCTGGGACAGCAAGGTGGAATACTTCCTCGCTCAGCTGGGATTCAGTGTGGGATTGGGAAACGTTTGGAGGTTCCCGTACCTCTGCCACCAGAACGGAGGAG GAGCGTTCATCTTGCTGTATGTGCTGTTGATGGGGCTGGTCGGCGTGCCGTTGTTTTTTCTGGAGCTGGCGGCGGGTCAGAGCATCAGACAGGGCAGCATCGGCGTCTGGAGGCACATTTCTCCTAAATTTGTTGGCATTGGCTACTCCAGCTGTGTG GTGTGTTTCTTTGTAGCTCTGTATTATAACGTCATCATTGGTTGGAGTATTTTTTACTTGGGAAGTTCCTTCCAGTATCCTCTACCTTGGGAAAACTGTCCAACAGAAGGGAATGGCACCG TGAAGGAATGTGCCGCCAGCTCTCCCACGGTGTATTTCTGGTACCGTAAAGCTCTGGATATCACAGATTCCATTGATGAAACAGGAGAGTTTAACCCTATCATCACTGGATGTCTGCTGGCTGCTTGGGTCATCGTTTGTCTGGCCATGTACAAGGGCATCAAATCGACCGGCAAG GTGATGTATTTCTCCTCCGTGTTTCCATACGTTGTGCTGCTGTGTTTCCTGATCAGAGGCGTGACGCTGGACGGGGCGTCCGAGGGCATTAAATTCATGTTTTACCCCAGG CTGGAGATCTGGGCTGATGTTCAAGTGTGGCGTCAGGCGGCGACTCAGGTCTTCTTCGCTCTGGGTTTGGGGTTCGGTTCTGTGATCGCGTACTCCTCCTACAACCCGAGAAACAATAACTGCCATCGAGATGCGTTCACCGTGTCTGGAGTCAACTTCATGACGTCTCTTCTGGCCACGCTGGTGGTGTTTGCAGTGCTAGGCTTCAGAGCCAAAACCATTGCCACAGAGTGTGTTAAACG TAACATGAAGGCCGTGTTTGAAGCGATGTCCAGCACTCATCTCCCTGACCTCCTCATCAATGCATCAGATGTGGAGAGCGTCTCATTGAACGAGTATGAGCACTGGTACAGGACTCAGGGCCAGCAGCTGAGTGTCCCCGGGTACAACATCACCGCCTGCAGCCTGGAGGACGAGCTGAAACAG ggtgTGGAGGGAACTGGTTTAGCGTTCATAGCGTTCACTGAAGCCATGACGCTGTTTCCTGGGAGTCCGTTCTGGTCGGCGCTGTTCTTCCTCATGCTGCTCAATCTGGGTTTGTCCACCATGTTCGGCACCATGGCAGGAATCCTGACTCCACTGACGGACACGTTTAATACCCTCCGTAACCACAAACTCCTCTTTACAG CATGCAGCTGTGCGGTGGGCTTTCTGCTCGGTCTCACATTCACTCAGCGCTGTGGAAACTACTTTGTGACGATGTTTGATGACTATTCTGCCACACTTCCCCTCATCATCGTCGTCATCTTTCAGACCTGGAGCGTGGCCTGGGTTTATGGAGCAGACAG GTTTTTGGAGGACGTGAGGCAGATGTTGGATCGTCCGGTTCCTGTGGTGTACAAGTACTTGTGGAAATACGTGTGTCCGATTGCTATGCTGGGGCTCTTGGGTGCCAGTCTGCTAAAAATGATCTTAGAGCGTCCCACATACACCGCCTGGAACAGAGAAAAG GCGTCTAAAGAAAATCTGCCTTATCCTGACTGGGCTCTTGCTGTCCTGAGCACGCTCATCATTGTCGCCTTTCTTCCTGTTCCTATCGGATTCATGCATTCCCTTCTCCTGGAGCGGCTCGGCCAGTCTCCGGCAGACGCTGAGGTGGGATACATGCCGTGTGCCACCACAGACATAGACCTGACCCCTCTCAGCACCTTACCTCCTTCAGGAGATGACCCCAATCCATTTCCCCCTTTGCTTCATGATAACCATGACTCTCGATTGCCGCACGGCCCCATTGAACACTTCGAATCTGATTTATGA